A single window of Ictalurus punctatus breed USDA103 chromosome 27, Coco_2.0, whole genome shotgun sequence DNA harbors:
- the pecr gene encoding peroxisomal trans-2-enoyl-CoA reductase, which yields MAARSVFRSGLFNGRVAIVTGGATGIGKAITAELLQLGCRVVIASRKSERLEAAVDELSQLIISSSSASITAVCCNIRHEDQVRNMVASTLRQYGRIDYLVNNGGGQFSSPAANMSLKGWNAVIDTNLTGTFLCCREVYNEWMKDHGGTIVNIIADMWRGFPGMAHTGAARAAVENLTKSLAIEWASSGVRINSIAPGSIFSKTAMENYKDLGPMMFQMAVPCIPAKRLGFPEEISPAVCFLLSPAASFISGATLKVDAGQSLYDSVWEIPDHSAWPAPPEGENVCALREVMKELKPKL from the exons ATGGCGGCGCGCAGTGTGTTCAGGTCAGGGCTGTTTAATGGCAGAGTGGCGATAGTGACCGGAGGAGCGACAGGAATCGGGAAGGCCATTACAGCCGAGCTGCTGCAGCTGG gTTGCCGTGTGGTGATTGCATCGAGGAAGTCGGAGCGTTTGGAAGCTGCAGTTGATGAACTTTCCCAGTTGATCATTTCCTCGAGTTCGGCTTCCATTACTGCTGTGTGCTGTAACATCCGCCATGAGGACCAG gTGAGGAATATGGTGGCGTCCACGCTGCGTCAGTATGGCAGGATTGATTATTTGGTGAATAACGGCGGAGGGCAGTTCAGCAGCCCAGCGGCGAACATGAGCCTCAAGGGCTGGAATGCTGTGATCGACACCAACCTGACCGGAACATTCCTCTGCTGCAGAGAGg TGTACAATGAGTGGATGAAGGATCACGGCGGTACGATCGTTAACATCATCGCTGACATGTGGAGGGGGTTTCCTGGCATGGc acacacaggagcagCGAGAGCCGCAGTGGAGAATCTGACGAAGAGTTTAGCCATTGAGTGGGCTAGCAGCGGCGTGCGCATCAACTCCATCGCTCcg GGCTCGATCTTCTCCAAGACAGCGATGGAGAATTATAAAGATCTCGGGCCCATGATGTTCCAGATGGCTGTTCCATGCATTCCTGCAAAACGCCTGGGCTTTCcagaggag ATTTCTCCAGCTGTGTGTTTCCTGCTGTCTCCAGCTGCTTCCTTTATCTCTGGAGCCACTCTGAAGGTGGACGCGGGACAGAGTCTGTACGACTCGGTGTGGGAAATCCCAG atcaCAGTGCGTGGCCTGCGCCCCCAGAAGGAGAGAATGTCTGTGCTCTGCGGGAGGTGATGAAGGAACTCAAACCCAAACTGTGA